The Lampris incognitus isolate fLamInc1 chromosome 15, fLamInc1.hap2, whole genome shotgun sequence genomic interval TTGTTGTGTAGTCGCCTAGCTGGCAGTGGCAGAGTGGGTTATCTGTAAAAACAATGGTTCCTACCTCAGTCGTAATTTGCTTGATGACACCCGTTTGCTGCCTAGCTGTACTGAAGAGGTTACGCTTAATTACTGAAAGTGCATTGTGCCATGTTGTGCGTGCATCCTAAATATAGCTAGCCGTGTACAATATGCAATGTCAACCTTGAGACGCTAACGTTAGCTTCCATAGCTTAGCATAGCCAACTGGTGTCCAGTCTGCCTCCGCATGTTATTTGCTATTAAAGAGTCACCTTGCGGACAGAGCTGACGTGTTTTTTTACGGATGGGTTCCTTCAGGGCAATAGCTTCGACGTCGGCAGCCTATTTTTTCTTAGCGAAAGCAAAAGGCTCGACCAAAACGTTAGCCGATGCAGCATGCACGGTGTGTTGCAGAAGAACTTTCTGCAGCTCACCCTCAAGACCGCAGAACTGCATGCCAGCTTGGGTCATTGACCAATACGGCACCAATGGGGTTTTAAGGTTCACAGACGAAGTCAGTATTCCCATTGTCAATTCCCCCAGTGACGTGGTGATAAAGGTCCATGCTACTAGTCTCAACCCTCTTGACATATCTATGAGGGGTAAGTGGTCACATTTCCTATGCGTCCTTTTGGCTGATGATTGAATGACTGACATGTGACGTTGTGGTCCGGATCAGTTCTCAGTAATCCCCATGTCTCTGATTTCAGGAGGGTATGGGGCTAAACTGCTGAAGTTGAGACGGGATCCTCTGTCTGTGATGCAGAGTGACAGTGAGTTTCCTCTGATCCTGGGTCGGGATGTGTCTGGTGTAGTGGTGGACTGTGGCTCTGCAGTGACCCATTTTTATCCCGGGGATGAGGTAATCACCGTGTCCATCACTTGCACAGAACAGGACGTATGACTCTTTCAAAAGCAGGGCAGGTGTACTTGATTGGTCCTACCTGAACAAAGTAACAGAAATTTACCCAGCTGCTGAATATTTCTCAGACATTTATACATCATCAGAATGACATTAATATTTTGTTTAATGATTCTAACCATATCTAGTTTTCTGCCAGATATTATATGATGTATAATTTTCCAATCTATGCATTACATTATTGAAGTcctggaaagttgaatcagttcatctggacgcaacattTAGTGGGGGTCGCAATATTTAGTGGGggttctcccactaaatgttgtgtccagatgaaccggttcaactttaagggtttccttacctggattattgagcatgcatcaatataTTATTGAACATCTAGGTCAGTTATGAAGAAGGCATGCACTCACCTATAGAAATTCTAGGTCAGGTAACACTCAATAGCTCTTATCAGATGACCTTAAATTTCTATGAAGACCAACGCATAATTGTGAATATTGTTCTGAATCCAAAGATGTCCTGATGCTATTTCAGGAATTAACTTGTAttaaaatgtaaaacaaacatttgactaaaacAGCCCACTAAGAGCCTGTAGAATGGACAGCCTATTTGTTTAGTGTTAATTatgtaaaaattaaaatcttCTTTTTCAGGTGTGGGCTGCTGTTCCCCCTTGGAAGCAAGGCAGCCTGGCAGAATTTGTGGCTCTTACAGAGTATGAGGTAGGCCATTAATAGAGTCACAAGATTTAAGTTTAATTTCTGTCAGCATCAGAATCACATGAATggattataataaaataaaaaatagtgtgAATTATGCTTTACAAACTGCTTTAAGAAAGCACAAAAGCAGCTGACACATTGAAAAATAAACAAGTATAATGTATGAAACAAGTATGAGACAGCATCAAGTAAGTGGCATAAAAATTATGAGACTAATGCAATTTAATACAAGAAAATCAACAGGTTATTATTCATCACAACAAGGAAGTTGTCGAAAGCCCAGGGGCCTGGCTGACAAAAGCTTGTTCACCTTAATCCTTAAACCTAGATATTAGAATAGCTGGAGGGATCCTGCCTAAGGATCTGAAGTAAACATTTTGATTGTTTCCCATGTGTTCActgttatgatgatgatgattatactGACCATTTATTTAACTTGGCATGTAGATCAATAAACTATAGGACACTTCCCATACTTGTTGCTAAAGCTGAAATTTGGGATTTTGCTCTTTCAATAAATAGTTATTCTATgcataatactaactggcatcttaaccatggttggagacactctccttAAACAACTGATGAAatttttgaccaggtaggacgaACGCTGGTGCGGCAGCAGATACATTGCTACTCAAGTAGAAAAAAAGGATTtaaatatgatgatgatgatgtggcgatAATTCTGTTGGGACAGATAATCTACCAATTCTGCAATCAATATTTTAGTAAAATGGTGTTCCCgtatagtttgatgtagtttgtaggGATGCACTGATAATGATACTGATATTGGGCCAAAACCAGGCTAAAATAGAGTATTTGTATCAAAGATTTTACCCGAGAGTAAATTCGATACCAAAAGCGatgagtaacatgtcataaacAAAAGCAGAGTGGCTTGATTAATTACATTTTTGTCACATTGAAGCCTGTATTTTCTTAATTCTTTAAGTATGGGGGGgatctcaattattttgcccacTGACCCCAAACTAAAAGTCAtaaatctgcactgttcagcaaaagcaATGGATCGGATTGGTACTAAAGAGCCATACTCAGAATCCGTATGGGCTGTGAAAACATTGGTGCCCCCCCTAGAAGTTTGTAATGCAGGTTGCCTGTTTTGGCTTTGGTttgaggatgccatttttacaagtgTGTGAACTATTTGTTGCTTGGCTGACGGTACACCAACGACAGTGGCTGCTCCACCTTGTTGGCTGAACAGCAACAGCGGAGCCAGCCCTACTAATGTggttgtccatgagtgagtgactgagtgagtaatGGAGTTTTAACACTGGTCGGATGGCCGAGTTGGAGTTCCCCCTTTGGCTGTTGCACTTTCAAAATGAATCAGCATGAACAGTTCTCTATTATGTCATTAGCTGTTTAAGGAAatgatgtcaaaacagccgcttaTTAAACATAGTCGTGCAAAAAACAGCGGTTTAATAAATATATTCGTGGTCCAGCAATATACTAGGTTTTAGCCTAGTCTTGTTTGTAGTTCTGTCTGCCACAGGGAAGGACAGATCAGGGAAATCACGGCTTTTCAGCTTTAAGCATAACATCTGTTAACCTTGTGTTGACTCTAATGTAAAGTGTCTGAGTATTTAGAAAAGGGCTATAGAAGtctgatttattattatcattattattatgttaaagTGTGAGTTCAAAGGAACAGCAACAAGTGCATGATTCGTAAAGAGCTCCTCTGTCACGAATCGTTCAAATGTGAGGGAAGACAAATAGTTTGGAAGAAGTGCCACCCGTTATGTAATCCTGCAGTGTGTGAATCAATTAGGATTAAGTTTGTGTGGTTGCGTGAGCCTCTGAGGCAGCAATTAGGCAGGCAGACAAACTCCTCTGTGTTTCTGGCTCGCACTGTGCTTCGTTTACTTGGCAGCTCCAGGCCAGCTCTCCTCACAGCAGCTCTGAGTATTAGACTGGAGTTTTTAATCATTTCAATAACTAGGGAGAAATCTAGAAGGTTTTACGCGCCCCTTATGTTTTACTGTTTGATATTTGCCCAACTGTTGATAATAtccgtgtgtgcatgcctgtatgTATCCAGGTCTCTCACAAACCAAAACTGGTGAGTCATACGGAGGCGGCGTCCATCCCTTATGTAGCTGCCACAACCTGGTCTGCCCTCGTCAATGCAGGTGGTCTTTGCAGAGACAACTGTTCTGAGAAAAGGTAAGTGTCAACGCCAGCCGTGACAGCATGGTAATACCCGAGTATCCAAACCCACAGCTCCTTCTCATTAATGCCAACACTTGTTATAGTAATTGAAAATTAAGTTAAATGACCCTaagctttctcttttttttcttttttttgtgtgtgtgtgtgtgtttttttttcctgtcagaGTCTTGATTACTGGTGGATCAGGAGGTGTCGGAACATTCTCCATTCAGGTGAGGTCACTCCTCATTACCAGTAAGCACAGTTGAATTACATGCCAGCCTTCGCTGATAAACAGGATATGACGTAAAGGTCATTTGTGCAGGACTCAACACACAGCATTGACACAAATGCCCAATTCAGACCAACtaaatcagggatcaggaatcgggaacatttatttgtcatttcattccatgcacccacgcacgggaaatgaaacgaaatatcatttcccccatctcacagcagttcaacacaaagacaaaaacatatctaaactacaagaacacatatatccaaactacaaaaaaactacaaaaacacatatatacaatatatatatatatatatatatatacacacacaaaaacaaaaaaaatttaattgtccaagagagcgaacgccaggatgactgtcggaactgctggtctgcatgggctagcagttagcttagcctgccccgcttccctgcCCTATCAGAACTGCGTCCTGTAAATGCACCAACCTTAAACATTGACCCGCATGATACAACCTTCAGAGTGCTCAATATTTAGTTCTGAAATTCAGACATGTTCTTCTCCACAGTGATGGGTACCTGCACTTGTTTCGCAGCAAAAAACCCCCAACAAAATGACATCCTATATGTTTTTCATTAAACTGCGGGGATTACCCACAAAAAGCTGTAAACTTGAAACTGCCTGCTTAGCAGGCAACCAGACATCAACATGATATGCAGCAGTGTATTGAATTATGTACTGGAACATGTAACAGTAACTAACATTTTTGAGGTATTGCAGTTATTTGTTGACACAGACTTTTAACAATTCTTCTGTAGAAAAATTAACAAATTAGCTCTTTGTGGTACAATACCTGACCTCTTGGCTGATTGTATCGCCTGCTGTGGAAAATCACTTATGTATGTTTATGCGACTTGTGGCGCCAATAAGAAGCACCATTAGCACAGACTCTTATCAATCTGGTTGGTACCTCCCACTCAGTATTGTTACCTTAAAATTGTCGGTACTTACCCATCCTTGGCTTTAAACTCCATGCACAAATTTCCTTTTTGCTTGTTACTTATGCAGACTTGGCTGTAGGCTTTTGATTCATGCTGATGATAACTGCACAATTTGTGGTCTATTGGCCCATATAACAGTGTCCTCTATGTCATCCTTCCATCCTCCCATTGTGAGCTGTCAACAAAATACACAATATGCTGTGGTGTAGCAACCAGACTAGCCTTAAAGCAGTTATGACTGGTTACCCACATCTGCTACCATTTGCCAGTCCTCACCCTTTCCCAGCTTTCCCAAAATATCCTGGCCAAAATTGCGTCACCTCCATTCATGCTTCAGCTTTTACATTTGACCCTAttgaaatctgttttttttttattgtatttttctcccaattgtaattggccaattgccccactcttccgagctgtcccggtcgctgctccaccccctctgctgacccaaggagggctgcagactaccacatgcctcctctgatacatgtggagtcgccagccgcttcttttcacctgacagtgaggagtttcgccagggggcgtagcgtgtgggaggatcacgctattcccccccagttccccctctcccccaaacaggcaccccgaccgaccagaggaggcgctagtgcagcgaccacgacacacacccacatccggcttcccacccacagacacggccaattgtgtctgtagggatgcctgaccaagccggaggtaacacgggggattcgaactggcgatccccgtgttggtaggcaacggaatagatttcCACGTCACCCGGATGCCGAAATCTGTTTTCGTGTAGTAAAGACCACTCACCGTGTCTGTGTATGTCCTTGTGCTTTGTGTGCCATGCCAGTTACTGAAGGCCTGGGGTGCCCACGTAACCGTTACCTGCTCTCAAAATGCAGAGGGGCTGGTTAGAGGCCTGGGGGCTGATGAGGTTGTGGACTACACAGCAGGGGATGTTGCTGAACAACTAGAACAACTGGAGAAGTAAGTGGTTCCATAGTAAAAGCAAAATGTGTGACTATACTTTTTAGTGTTCAGGCGTTTTCAGGGATGAACCAAACGGAGCAGAAAGTTCGTTGTTTTTGTCTGAGGTATAAGCCTTGTGTGATCCAGTCAGTACCTGTGGCATTAACAGACAGCCCTGTGGACGCGCTAATGATACAGATATATTCTCTTCGAATTCTGTTTAAACCTTGGCCCACCTGTTTGCCGATTCACTCCCCAGTTTCCATGGAGACCAGCGCTCAAATGGCCTGCATGGATGCTTGCTGATCCCAAAGCCTCGGCTCAAGTACCGACAGACACCAAAATAAGCCTAACAATGAGCGTTTGCCTTTCACACTGTTTAAATTAGGGCTCTGGTGACGTGGGGTGTCAGCCTCGAAAGCCGTCCGTCTTCAGGGAAGTTTTCCTGTCTTTAAGGTTTCCAGTCTGTGTGCTGCCACCAGGTTTGACGTGATTCTCGACAGTGTGGGAGGGGACACGGAGCAGTGGGCACTGggcctgctgaagccctggtccGGGGCCAAGTACGTCACCCTGGTAACGCCTTTGCTCCTCAACACCGACTCCATGGGTCTGCTGGATGGAGCCCTACGCTCAGGGTTTACCCTGCACAACAAGCTCATACAGGTACAGTAATAGAAAAAAACAGCAAAAGTATTAAGCACGTGTGAAATGCAGGGAATTAAATGATGCAAAAACAAAGTTGTAAATGCAAGCACGAAAATGCCCCATGTAAGCCGAAATGCCCAACTGCTGATGCATGCAAATGAATCCCAAATCAACAAATGCAAATCCAAAaattaattgtaaaaaaaaaaaaaaaaatcactcatgcATTGAATTCTTCGTGCCCTTATCGCTAGACAGGTAACCCTGTTTGCAAAACACAAAATCTTCAGCGAAATCCTAATACAGAAGTCATCCAGAATAATTGGTTGTGATGTAATTGCAGATGTCCATGCCAtttgttgtagttttttgttttttttgtataaaGACTTGGGTGTCTCTTGAGGATAGGCCAGGGAACAAAAATCTCCCCGCGAGGTGGTTGTtaagcagaacctgctctgtcctCAGCCAGTAAATTAAAATTATCTGAGACATCTTCCTCATTCACTGTCTAACAAATCTATAAAATATAACGAGCTGtcttgtatttaaaaaaaaatcagtccatgCCATTGACGATAACAGTTGAAAGCTGTACAGTGAGCACACCATTACAGTACGGCTCTTAATGAGTTGTTAGACTCACGCGTTTAGACTCTTAAATGGTAGAGTAAAAGTGGCGCCGCGCTAGCTGCTCTGGATTAGTTTGACTGGCTACCATTTATACCTACACAGTTAAATTCAAAtttaaaagactcactaggaaacTAATACCATATTAGAGTCATTTAATGAGCTGCAGGGTTCAGTAGCATCTGGTTCTTCTCTGTTGGGGTCATATGGAAACTTTTCTCTTGCAGGTTTTTTCCAGCGTGTTTTCTTAATGTTGTTTGTGTTCGGGGATTTGCAGTCGCTCTACTTTTAATCGTTGCTTTAcccttttgtgtttgtttgtatcaTGTGAAAAGTATGTGGAAAATATACATACCAAAGTgaaaatccatccacccatccgttatccaaacggcttatcctgctatcaggttcgcggggatgctggagcctatccgagcagtcattgggcggcaggcagggagacaccccggacaggccgccaggccatcacagggcctaatagatgcaattaataattaataaagtatattaaaaaatAAGTTTTGAATAGCTATCCAAAGCCACTATATTCTGGCAGAAAACTCACAATATCCTGCAAGCTCCACCATCCTTTCCTCCCATTGAGTCAAAGTACACGATGTGTTTTCTACCATGGTAGCATGTTTTTGGACTTGCACTTGTGCTGCATTAATTTGGTGTTCGTCGGCCATCATGGAAATGAATCAAACATCCGAAGTGAAAAAGAAGTCATCACACTCGAATATAAAAGAAAATGTTTTGACAGAGGTGTTTGTCATGAGTTTTAAACATAGGTGGGGACCGCAGGTGCACCAAACCGCCGACAGAATCCTTTTTGTTTTGGCCTCAGTTCACATTAAAATGACTTGATAGTAACGTGGGTGTCCACCTGTCAGAGTTGACAGATGACTTTGCGCTGATGTCTTCAGATGAACTGAAGTTCACATTGTGAAAGATAGTGGATGCAAGTAATAACTCGACACATCTTCCTAATGAATTCTGACTTCATAGAAGCTTTATGCTTGATCAGTGTAAATATGCCCTGCAGGTTGTAATAAACCTGAGCATGTGCAGAAGATATGGTCCTATCGCAGTGGAAAGTTAGCCAAAATTGCTCTATGattgtatgtgtgtctctgtcttctCTTGCCAGTTGCCCTGTTTGTGGAGTGCATGTGTAATAGGGGTGGTGGGTTTAGGCTGAGCTGAGTGGGGGAATAGTTGAGAACAGGGTGGAGCTGTTTTCAGGATTGAGTCAAGTTATCCAGTGCTGTGCAGGCATGGTTTTACAGAAAGACTGGCAGCTGCagggcatgtctgtgtgtgtgtgtgtgtgtgtgtgtgtgtgtgtgtgtgtgtgtgtgtgtgtgtgtgtgtgtgtgtgtgtgtgtgtgtgtgtgtgttgttctggatgttttgtgtgtgtgtttgtacgcaTGCGTTTGTTGCTGAACCAGCAGTATTTGGAATTTGGGCAGATTGCAGCCGAGGATAGactccagggggggggggggggcgaataccagtgtttgtgtgtttctctccTCCAGGCCCATTGTTCGTGGGAGCAGCTGGATTGCCAGTTTGGTGTGGCTCAGCCACATGAGTCACACCCTCAGGGCCGAACAGTGGGTCTTTGCACCAGGGAGAGCACAGCCTTACAGAGCCCTCTGGTGGTTAACTTGATCACTGTATTGACCAATCAGGACCTCCTGCCATAGGGCCTCTCTATTTCCAAACCAAGTCTGAGTGCTGTGGCAAAGTGGTGGCACATGACATAATATTTAGTTGAAAGAGGAGTGAATTTATGCACGTCGTCCTTGCCGTGTCGTGTTCATTGGTTCTGCTAGTTACATGAAGTTGAAAAGCTGCAGAACAGGGTTCCCCTTTGTCTTGTGtcctgggtcctgggctgttctggtggtgtctggacactgcttgacatcctcctcatcgtattcttcataaattttataattctgttatcctctttcagtgttgtcctctgtaaattgtgtaaacacaacctccattgcatgttgtccgtcttgggagagagctcctcctctattgctctccttcaggtttcttcctatttttttctccccattaaaggttttttttttttagggagttgtttcttatccaatctgagggtctaaggacaggatgttgtgttgctgtaaagcccactgagacaattttgtaatttgtgatactgggctatacaaataaaattgacttgacttatgtcTTGGGCACTAGTTGACGAATGATGAATAATTTGGAAAAACTGGAAGGTGAACTCGCCTTGGTGATTTAATTCACAAATGCTCACTGTCTGTTcatccaccatgtttaactgttccactgactgactgacttgtgTCACTGTCGGCAGCATATCTCAGCAACTACAGATCAAATATTCAACGTCTAATTAGTAACAGTTCTATTAGTAAGATGTGCAGGATTAATTTTGCACAGTGATCACAAAAATATCTCTCAATCTCAGTTGCCGCTGTAACGTCATAAAATGTCGAATTCTTCTTATGTAGTCTCCTATCCTCTAATGTGTCATACGTATCTCATCTCGTATGACCGGTTTATTTCTGTGTGATGCTGTGCAATACCTTTGCAGTGTGCATATCACAACACTTACTGTGAGACTCGTATTGAATTTTCAGCAATATAGTGCTTATTCCTTATTCCGAGtgcttgttccttatctgatgtgagggtctaatgacaggatgttgtgttgctgtaaagccccctgaggcaaatttgtaatattggactatacaaataaaattgacttggcttgacttcaGCTTGTGGGGGCCAAGCTAGGGCTTCAGTAAAGCACTGTATAACAAGCTCTCCACCTGTTCATGACCAGTCAATAACCATGAATATAAATTGGGTTGTAATAGTGTTTCCTATTGATGTcaattttttgtttttcccagtaGGTTATACTGACCCTtcttaacccatcctattttcTTTTTGTAGTGATTTATTTACTGGGGAAAATATGGGCAGTGCACAGTTGTTCGTTATTTAACATTTTCCTCCCTAACTCATCCTTATTATGTCTGATTTGTTCACCAGAATATAACGTCTAAGGGAGTGTTCTACCGCTGGGGGTTTTATGCTCCGGATGGGCCTGCACTGGATGAGATCAGCAAGCTGGTGGATGCGGGAAAGGTATTCCGCGATTGCATTGGATATGAATCCACATCTGTCACTCATCACCAGTCATATGGGTGGAGATGGGGGAAGGAGGAAATGCAGCACGTCTTCTTTTCATATTCATAAGGCTCACTTTGTAGGTGAGAGAATTGAATAGCGGCATGCCAGGGATTCCACGCGCGCCCCTGTGTTCAGCACACGGGACGCGTGTTTTTGTTAAGTAGTGAGCATCACATTCCCACCCTACTAGCTGGTTGGCCGATGAGCGATGAGTCAGGCGCTGAGGGACGATGAATGGGTTTTGAAACAGTGCTGAGCAGCCATTCGCTAAGCGCATCGGACCTCTGCTCTTTTGTTCTGGGGCTTATGGAAAGCGGCATGTGGCGGGAAGCCGCCGACGGgcgcgcatgcacacatacacaaacacacaaacacgccttA includes:
- the LOC130124911 gene encoding reticulon-4-interacting protein 1 homolog, mitochondrial-like → MGSFRAIASTSAAYFFLAKAKGSTKTLADAACTVCCRRTFCSSPSRPQNCMPAWVIDQYGTNGVLRFTDEVSIPIVNSPSDVVIKVHATSLNPLDISMRGGYGAKLLKLRRDPLSVMQSDSEFPLILGRDVSGVVVDCGSAVTHFYPGDEVWAAVPPWKQGSLAEFVALTEYEVSHKPKLVSHTEAASIPYVAATTWSALVNAGGLCRDNCSEKRVLITGGSGGVGTFSIQLLKAWGAHVTVTCSQNAEGLVRGLGADEVVDYTAGDVAEQLEQLEKFDVILDSVGGDTEQWALGLLKPWSGAKYVTLVTPLLLNTDSMGLLDGALRSGFTLHNKLIQNITSKGVFYRWGFYAPDGPALDEISKLVDAGKILPVVEAQFPFTQVPQAFQKMEQGHARGKTVVLVADEENGFTPTGDPVSDTYMEATEPEQVREAPKPS